A genome region from Oryzias latipes chromosome 2, ASM223467v1 includes the following:
- the LOC101170498 gene encoding cyclic nucleotide-gated channel cone photoreceptor subunit alpha, which produces MNYRRGRVGPAGAGVCCPETTSGSRDGRQSAAANTNNCNNNDGKKDEKKEEKKDEKKDEKKDEKKDEKKDEKKDEKKEDKKDEKKDDKKDDKKDAKKDEKKEEPKEVWIMDPATDLYYHWLSALAVPVFYNLMLLVARACFNELQYNYTTMWIVLDYGSDVFYYIDTFVRARTGFLEQGLLVKDPKVLKEKYMTTLQFKFDVISLLPTDIVFFVIGINNPEWRFNRLFRLPRLFEFFDRTETRTNFPNIFRIANLVLYIIIIIHWNACLYFAVSKVLGFGSDTWVYPALTGPKFSRLAIQYIYCFYWSTLTLTTIGETPPPVRDIEYFFVVADFLTGVLIFATIVGNVGAMISNMGAARVEFQAKIDSIKQYMHFRKVTKDLEARVVKWFDYLWTEEKTCDEKQVLKSLPDKLKAEIAINVHLETLSKVRIFQDCEAGLLIELVLKLQPQVFSPGDYICKKGDIGREMYIIKEGKLAVVADDGVTQFVVLSDGAYFGEISILGIKGSKAGNRRTANIRSVGYSDLFALSKDDLMEALTEYPDAKYALEDKGRAILMKDNLIDESLVAACDAKDLENKVNQIEASVEVMTNKFKKLTAQHQSSQRKLKQRLSNLSNQVRTLRTDVD; this is translated from the exons AAAGAAAGACgagaagaaggaggagaagaaagaCGAGAAGAAAGACGAGAAAAAAGACGAGAAGAAGGATGAGAAGAAAGACGAGAAAAAAGACGAGAAGAAGGAGGACAAGAAAGATGAGAAGAAAGACGACAAGAAGGACGACAAGAAAGATGCAAAAAAGGACGAAAAAAAAGAGGAGCC GAAGGAGGTGTGGATCATGGATCCTGCCACAGATCTATACTACCACTGGCTCTCCGCTCTAGCCGTCCCAGTCTTCTACAACCTCATGTTGCTTGTGGCGAG GGCTTGCTTCAACGAGCTGCAGTATAACTACACAACGATGTGGATAGTTCTGGACTACGGCTCCGATGTTTTCTACTACATCGACACGTTTGTGAGAGCCAGAACGG GTTTCCTGGAGCAAGGCCTGCTTGTGAAGGACCCAAAGGTCTTGAAAGAAAAGTACATGACCACGCTGCAGTTCAAGTTTGACGTCATTTCACTGCTGCCGACGGACATCGTTTTCTTCGTCATCGGGATCAATAACCCGGAGTGGAGGTTCAACCGACTCTTTCGGCTACCCAGACTCTTTGAGTTCTTTGACCGCACGGAAACTCGAACCAACTTTCCAAACATCTTCCGAATTGCTAACCTTGTCCTCTACATAATCATCATCATCCACTGGAATGCCTGCCTCTACTTTGCCGTCTCCAAGGTTCTCGGCTTCGGCTCAGACACCTGGGTGTACCCGGCCTTAACTGGTCCCAAATTTTCACGCTTGGCCATTCAGTACATCTACTGTTTCTACTGGTCCACACTCACCTTGACCACTATAGGCGAGACTCCACCCCCCGTCAGAGACATCGAATACTTTTTTGTGGTTGCCGATTTCCTCACGGGAGTTCTCATCTTCGCCACGATTGTCGGCAACGTTGGTGCCATGATTTCCAACATGGGCGCCGCTCGTGTAGAGTTCCAGGCCAAGATCGACTCCATAAAGCAGTACATGCATTTTCGCAAAGTCACCAAGGACCTGGAGGCCAGAGTGGTGAAGTGGTTCGACTACCTGTGGACTGAGGAGAAGACCTGCGACGAGAAGCAAGTGCTGAAAAGCCTCCCGGACAAGCTGAAGGCTGAGATCGCGATAAACGTCCATCTGGAGACTCTGAGCAAAGTGCGGATCTTCCAGGACTGTGAAGCTGGATTGCTCATTGAGCTGGTCCTGAAACTTCAGCCACAGGTTTTCAGCCCCGGGGACTACATTTGCAAAAAGGGAGATATCGGCCGAGAAATGTACATCATAAAAGAAGGAAAGTTGGCAGTAGTGGCAGACGATGGAGTCACCCAGTTTGTGGTCCTGAGCGACGGTGCGTACTTTGGAGAAATCAGCATTCTCGGAATCAAGGGAAGTAAGGCTGGAAACCGGAGAACAGCCAACATCCGAAGCGTTGGCTATTCCGACCTGTTTGCTCTTTCCAAAGACGACCTGATGGAGGCGCTAACGGAGTACCCTGATGCCAAGTACGCCCTGGAGGACAAGGGAAGGGCCATCCTCATGAAAGACAACCTCATAGACGAGTCTTTGGTGGCAGCGTGTGATGCCAAGGACTTGGAGAACAAAGTCAACCAGATTGAAGCCAGCGTGGAGGTGATGACCAACAAATTCAAGAAGCTGACGGCGCAGCACCAGTCCTCTCAGCGCAAACTAAAGCAACGGTTAAGTAACCTGTCCAACCAGGTGAGAACCCTCAGGACTGACGTGGATTGA